In Arcanobacterium wilhelmae, the following are encoded in one genomic region:
- the glp gene encoding gephyrin-like molybdotransferase Glp: MKTIEQFKEECFDVSNPQPPFAVALSDAVGTIVADDVRSLVDVPQADLAAHDGYAVRYGDIAGASPDFPVKLPVTEEIRADQFNPAALAPGTAIRISSGARLPNGADTVVSLEDTDAGRAEVQIRHAEEHANIRRQAEDLEAGEVIVRQGLRVGSRQVALLASAGHARVLVHPRPRVVVMSIGDELQEPGNPAVAGKVFDANSHALASAVADAGGDVFRVGAVSDDKRTLREMLEDQLVRADIIITTGGLSYGGGDTLKEVLAPLGTVRFDNVAISPGRQFGVGRLEETTIFCLPGSPVAALTSFEVFIRPALRKMAGYQHVERRAITARVDSAWVSPQGVVEYVRGKVLGAPSAGYHVTPMGDPSRQLLTGLADANCLVEVPADVTQINVGDELACYVLDR; encoded by the coding sequence GTTTCGAACCCGCAGCCGCCGTTCGCCGTGGCACTGTCCGACGCAGTCGGCACGATCGTCGCCGACGACGTGCGCTCCCTTGTGGACGTCCCCCAAGCTGACCTCGCTGCCCACGACGGCTACGCCGTTCGCTACGGCGATATCGCCGGCGCCTCACCAGATTTTCCTGTGAAACTTCCTGTGACGGAAGAAATCCGGGCCGACCAGTTCAACCCCGCTGCGCTCGCGCCCGGCACCGCGATCCGCATCTCCTCCGGCGCGCGCCTGCCCAACGGGGCAGACACCGTCGTCTCGCTGGAAGACACCGACGCCGGCCGAGCCGAAGTGCAGATCCGCCACGCCGAAGAACACGCCAACATCCGCCGCCAGGCCGAAGATCTCGAAGCCGGCGAGGTGATAGTTCGTCAAGGCCTGCGAGTGGGCTCGCGGCAAGTTGCGCTCCTCGCCTCCGCAGGCCACGCCCGCGTGCTCGTCCATCCGCGCCCACGCGTCGTCGTTATGTCCATCGGCGACGAACTCCAAGAACCTGGCAACCCCGCCGTCGCCGGAAAAGTCTTCGACGCCAACTCCCACGCACTCGCCTCCGCCGTCGCCGACGCCGGTGGAGACGTCTTCCGAGTCGGCGCCGTCTCCGACGACAAACGTACCCTGCGCGAAATGCTTGAAGACCAGCTCGTGCGCGCCGACATCATCATCACCACCGGGGGGCTCTCCTACGGCGGGGGCGACACCTTGAAAGAAGTACTCGCCCCGCTCGGCACCGTCCGATTCGACAATGTTGCGATCTCGCCCGGCCGCCAATTCGGTGTCGGCCGGCTCGAAGAGACCACAATCTTCTGCCTGCCCGGTTCACCGGTTGCAGCGCTGACGAGCTTCGAAGTGTTCATCCGCCCAGCGCTGCGCAAAATGGCCGGATACCAGCATGTTGAACGTCGCGCCATCACAGCCCGCGTCGATTCCGCATGGGTTTCACCCCAGGGCGTGGTCGAATACGTGCGCGGCAAAGTCCTCGGCGCGCCCAGCGCCGGCTATCACGTCACCCCGATGGGCGACCCCTCGCGCCAGCTCCTGACCGGACTTGCCGATGCCAACTGCCTCGTCGAAGTCCCCGCCGACGTCACACAAATCAACGTTGGAGACGAGCTGGCCTGCTACGTCCTGGACCGCTAG
- a CDS encoding MMPL family transporter: MSHVENPQHRRTQLDAQPTNPINRVMGFLASRRAVPLRILLLLLWLAALAFGGMAQGKIGTVSENDQAVFLPKTAESTLAKEEATKFNASSTIPALVVASTSGNEKLTDSQLAWLKNLSQNMVTAEIPGDIALSELLTSPMIPVVPNEDKTAALLPMSLDAAKLAELSPDGEKRINSATAALRATINDAAPQEQGLTVRVSGPVGLAADLGSAFTGIDLTLLLVALGLVFVILVAVYRSLLLPFAVLGTAMAALCAAVLVVYELAKNDILSLNGQTQGILAILVIGATTDYCLLLIARYREEMMVKATPIDALATALKGSWEPIVASGGTVICGLLTLMLSDLSSTASLGPIAAIGILFAIFAALTLLPGILMLPGKRASILFWPAKLPHYDSEAEAIEKSHGAWNTVANFVARHDRPVWISTLAALAVSAAFFFTFPADGTSTTDQFTSSPEAVVGFEVLQEKFDAGSSQPTTVVVREDKADSLKERIEALDGVASVEFATDAGASGAPAGVGGRPEAAGSTPGANDAGEAPARESAAARPQGTGQAPTSAGRPTSAANAEPTIVDGKALLNVTTTMPSEDKAAGKVVTAIRSVAHDADAGALVGGPAAETLDTQTTANNDFNKIFPVVLVVIAVLLMILLRAIVAPLIVLAVNVVSFAAAMGLSGILFFQILNHPGADASIPIYAFVFLVALGVDYTIFLLSRAREESLKHGTREGTKRAATVTGGVITSAGVVLAATFAALVVVPLLFMFQLAVIVALGILIDTFIVRTLTIVGITHDIGRPIWLPWTARKVPADTK; this comes from the coding sequence ATGTCACATGTAGAAAATCCTCAGCATCGCCGCACACAGCTAGATGCTCAACCCACCAATCCCATCAACCGTGTGATGGGATTCCTCGCATCACGACGGGCGGTTCCCTTGAGGATTCTCCTGCTCCTCCTGTGGCTCGCAGCCCTTGCCTTCGGCGGCATGGCACAGGGAAAGATCGGGACTGTCTCGGAGAACGATCAGGCAGTATTCCTCCCCAAAACCGCCGAATCCACCCTCGCAAAGGAGGAAGCCACCAAGTTCAACGCGTCGTCGACTATCCCAGCGCTCGTCGTCGCGTCGACGTCGGGAAACGAAAAACTGACCGATTCCCAACTCGCGTGGCTCAAGAACCTCTCGCAGAACATGGTCACGGCCGAGATCCCCGGCGATATCGCACTCTCCGAGCTTCTCACCTCGCCCATGATCCCCGTTGTTCCGAACGAGGATAAAACAGCCGCACTGCTGCCGATGAGCCTCGATGCGGCCAAACTGGCCGAACTTTCACCCGATGGCGAGAAGCGGATCAACTCAGCAACCGCAGCACTTCGCGCCACGATCAACGACGCGGCCCCTCAGGAACAGGGGCTCACAGTCCGCGTCTCAGGCCCGGTCGGCCTCGCCGCAGATCTCGGCAGCGCCTTCACCGGCATCGACCTCACGCTCCTTCTCGTGGCCCTCGGCCTCGTGTTCGTCATCCTCGTGGCCGTCTACCGTTCACTCTTGCTCCCATTCGCGGTCCTCGGGACGGCAATGGCAGCGCTGTGCGCCGCGGTGCTCGTCGTCTACGAACTGGCGAAGAACGACATCCTTTCGCTCAACGGCCAAACCCAGGGAATCCTCGCCATCCTCGTGATCGGCGCGACCACCGATTACTGCCTCCTCCTCATCGCCCGATACCGCGAAGAAATGATGGTCAAAGCTACACCGATCGACGCTCTCGCCACCGCATTGAAGGGCTCGTGGGAACCCATCGTCGCTTCCGGCGGCACCGTGATCTGCGGACTGCTCACGCTCATGCTCTCGGATCTGTCCTCAACCGCCTCGCTCGGCCCAATCGCCGCGATCGGCATCCTCTTCGCCATCTTCGCCGCCCTCACACTCCTCCCCGGCATCCTCATGTTGCCTGGAAAGCGGGCCTCGATCTTGTTCTGGCCCGCAAAACTTCCCCACTACGATTCCGAAGCTGAGGCGATCGAAAAGAGCCACGGCGCCTGGAACACAGTGGCGAATTTCGTTGCGCGCCACGACCGGCCAGTGTGGATCAGCACGCTCGCAGCCCTTGCCGTCTCGGCAGCGTTTTTCTTCACCTTCCCCGCCGACGGCACCTCAACGACCGACCAGTTCACCTCCTCCCCCGAAGCCGTGGTCGGCTTCGAGGTTCTGCAAGAGAAGTTCGACGCCGGTTCATCCCAACCCACCACCGTCGTCGTCCGCGAGGACAAGGCCGACAGCCTCAAGGAGCGCATCGAAGCCCTCGACGGCGTCGCCTCTGTCGAGTTCGCAACCGACGCTGGCGCATCTGGAGCTCCGGCTGGCGTCGGCGGGCGCCCGGAGGCCGCCGGTAGCACCCCCGGCGCCAACGACGCCGGTGAGGCGCCTGCGCGCGAAAGCGCAGCTGCCCGCCCCCAAGGAACCGGTCAGGCGCCGACGTCGGCGGGCCGTCCGACGTCGGCAGCGAACGCTGAGCCGACGATCGTCGACGGGAAGGCACTCCTCAACGTCACCACCACGATGCCGTCGGAAGATAAGGCAGCCGGGAAAGTCGTGACGGCGATCCGATCCGTCGCGCACGACGCCGACGCGGGTGCGCTTGTTGGCGGCCCCGCAGCCGAAACCTTGGACACGCAGACCACCGCGAACAACGATTTCAACAAAATCTTCCCTGTTGTGCTCGTCGTGATCGCCGTTCTGCTCATGATCCTGTTGCGTGCCATCGTCGCACCGCTGATCGTTCTCGCCGTCAACGTCGTGAGCTTCGCGGCCGCGATGGGCCTGTCCGGGATCCTGTTCTTCCAGATCCTCAACCACCCAGGCGCTGACGCCTCCATCCCGATCTACGCGTTCGTTTTCCTCGTGGCACTAGGCGTGGACTACACCATCTTCCTGCTCTCGCGAGCCCGCGAAGAATCCCTCAAACACGGAACACGCGAAGGAACCAAGCGCGCCGCAACCGTGACCGGCGGCGTGATCACCTCTGCCGGTGTCGTCCTCGCAGCCACCTTCGCCGCTCTCGTGGTCGTGCCGCTGCTGTTCATGTTCCAGCTCGCCGTGATTGTTGCGCTCGGAATCCTCATCGACACGTTCATCGTGCGTACGCTCACCATTGTGGGAATCACGCACGACATCGGCCGGCCTATCTGGTTGCCGTGGACGGCCCGCAAGGTTCCTGCCGACACTAAGTAA
- a CDS encoding TDT family transporter, translating into MNVSNESAKSSYPLAQPGTDPADPNAPETNKKGAPASEKNPNSDKLPPIGPAWFPAAMGTAILANLLQAHTGNLPGAGQASVAVLVLAWGVLAALVIGYIVRIAISRDALTTTIRDATQTPMWGTVSMGILSVGSATAAVVPAHWPQYADAAWQLDAVTWIIGTAIGLAAAIGFAIWLIGTDLGSPTTVWGLAVVGPMVAATTGAGLVSHVSDTFQFWLLVISGACFFMAFFLGIAVFATAYHHHWRVEPLPLAASASAWIPLGMVGQSTAAAQSIAAQAREMLLPQFAASAQSVANTYGWFMVVVGIPLCAWALVVTVRGFIRRMPFAPGWWALTFPIGTLALGATLLAKGTDVGALTAVGAFGTLVLVGTVTLCLVASAVNIRRRGMAW; encoded by the coding sequence ATGAACGTGAGTAACGAATCAGCGAAGTCCTCGTACCCTCTGGCGCAGCCGGGCACCGACCCGGCCGACCCCAACGCACCCGAAACGAACAAAAAGGGCGCACCGGCGTCGGAAAAGAACCCGAACTCCGACAAACTGCCACCCATCGGGCCGGCCTGGTTCCCGGCGGCGATGGGAACCGCAATCCTCGCAAACCTCCTTCAGGCTCACACGGGCAACCTCCCCGGAGCAGGACAGGCGTCCGTCGCCGTGCTTGTGCTCGCATGGGGCGTGCTAGCCGCGCTTGTCATCGGTTACATCGTGCGCATCGCGATCTCCCGCGACGCCCTGACAACCACGATCCGCGACGCCACACAAACCCCCATGTGGGGCACCGTTTCGATGGGAATCTTGTCGGTCGGCTCGGCAACTGCGGCGGTTGTGCCCGCGCACTGGCCCCAATACGCCGACGCTGCCTGGCAACTCGACGCCGTCACCTGGATCATCGGCACCGCGATCGGCTTGGCCGCCGCAATCGGCTTCGCAATCTGGTTGATCGGCACGGACCTCGGCTCCCCGACGACAGTGTGGGGGCTCGCGGTTGTGGGCCCGATGGTTGCGGCGACGACGGGCGCCGGGCTCGTCTCCCACGTCTCCGACACCTTCCAGTTCTGGCTCCTGGTGATCAGCGGAGCCTGCTTCTTCATGGCATTCTTCCTGGGTATCGCTGTATTTGCCACGGCCTACCACCATCATTGGCGCGTGGAGCCACTGCCGTTGGCCGCGAGCGCGAGCGCGTGGATTCCGCTGGGAATGGTCGGGCAGTCGACGGCGGCGGCGCAGTCGATCGCGGCGCAAGCTCGCGAGATGCTCCTGCCACAGTTCGCAGCAAGCGCCCAGAGCGTGGCGAACACCTACGGTTGGTTCATGGTTGTGGTCGGGATCCCGCTGTGCGCATGGGCGCTGGTAGTGACTGTGCGCGGGTTTATTCGGCGCATGCCGTTCGCTCCGGGCTGGTGGGCGCTCACGTTCCCGATCGGTACGCTCGCGCTGGGTGCCACGCTACTCGCGAAAGGCACCGACGTCGGCGCACTCACGGCTGTGGGTGCGTTCGGAACGCTTGTGCTGGTGGGAACGGTCACACTGTGCCTCGTGGCATCTGCCGTAAACATCCGCCGGCGCGGGATGGCCTGGTAG
- a CDS encoding deoxynucleoside kinase, with protein MLIVIGGMIGAGKTTVAELLGKKYGSTVLHENVENNRILPLFYTASKEEQERKRYSFLLQLEFLNSRFTDVKRAMLSGADTILDRSIYEDWYFAKVNTELGRISPEEFHIYEGLLNNMMEEIKDLPKKAPDLFIYLYADFDTIMDRIHSRGRDFEQDDELTSYYRKLWEGYDEWVDNDYIASPVLKINVAEHEVGLVPEQQQYLFDQVEAELKRLGVK; from the coding sequence ATGTTGATCGTCATCGGCGGCATGATCGGCGCAGGCAAGACCACGGTTGCTGAGCTGTTGGGCAAGAAGTACGGCTCCACGGTGCTCCACGAGAATGTGGAGAATAACCGGATTCTGCCGCTGTTCTACACGGCGTCGAAGGAGGAGCAGGAGCGTAAGCGTTATTCGTTCCTTCTCCAGCTCGAGTTCTTGAATTCGCGTTTCACGGACGTCAAGCGTGCGATGCTGTCGGGTGCGGACACGATCCTCGATCGCTCGATCTACGAGGATTGGTACTTCGCGAAGGTCAACACGGAGCTTGGGCGTATTTCGCCCGAGGAGTTCCACATTTATGAGGGCCTGCTCAACAACATGATGGAGGAGATCAAGGATCTACCGAAGAAGGCTCCGGATCTGTTCATCTACTTGTATGCGGATTTCGATACGATCATGGATCGTATTCATTCGCGCGGGCGCGATTTCGAGCAGGACGACGAGCTCACCTCATACTACCGTAAGCTCTGGGAAGGCTACGACGAGTGGGTGGACAACGATTACATCGCCTCGCCGGTTCTGAAGATCAACGTGGCCGAGCATGAGGTTGGCCTGGTTCCGGAGCAGCAGCAGTATCTGTTTGATCAGGTGGAGGCAGAGCTGAAGCGCCTGGGCGTGAAGTGA
- a CDS encoding cytochrome b5-like heme/steroid binding domain-containing protein, with the protein MNIPLHPLAVHLPVVLVPLSVLFLLASVATARWRNVSTTLGTVFAWVSFAGLLVAKETGESLAHVRGVPSAHEMWADFTVVAVGLLAVFATAWALPLLRELGKPGLTKLADAGAKLAPIARVLVALAAIASLVFIVLVGHSGASAVWDKPAASATAAPASAAPAQAAPAASAPSGATSAPASAADGSFTMAEIAKHNSAESCWVAINGTAYDLTTWINHHPGGPAVIGTMCGTDGTAAFTVQHGGEGEPAAELAQFKLGPVK; encoded by the coding sequence ATGAATATCCCACTTCATCCGCTTGCAGTGCACCTCCCGGTTGTGTTGGTGCCGCTTTCTGTTCTCTTCCTCCTGGCTTCCGTGGCAACCGCGCGCTGGCGCAATGTTTCCACCACGCTCGGGACGGTATTCGCGTGGGTTTCCTTCGCTGGCCTCCTTGTTGCGAAGGAAACTGGCGAGTCGCTGGCGCATGTGCGCGGCGTGCCGTCGGCTCACGAAATGTGGGCGGATTTCACTGTTGTTGCTGTTGGCCTACTTGCCGTGTTCGCGACGGCGTGGGCGCTCCCGTTGCTGCGTGAGCTTGGCAAGCCTGGGTTGACGAAGCTCGCCGACGCCGGTGCGAAGCTCGCGCCGATCGCCCGCGTTCTCGTCGCGCTCGCCGCAATCGCGTCGCTGGTGTTTATCGTGCTGGTGGGCCATTCCGGTGCGAGTGCAGTGTGGGACAAGCCCGCAGCTTCGGCTACCGCAGCCCCGGCGTCGGCAGCTCCGGCGCAGGCCGCACCGGCAGCGTCGGCTCCTTCGGGCGCAACCAGCGCCCCGGCGTCGGCCGCGGATGGTTCCTTCACGATGGCGGAGATTGCGAAGCATAACAGTGCCGAATCGTGCTGGGTGGCGATTAACGGCACCGCGTACGACCTGACCACATGGATCAACCACCACCCGGGCGGGCCGGCCGTGATTGGCACCATGTGTGGCACTGACGGAACGGCCGCGTTCACCGTACAGCACGGCGGCGAGGGCGAGCCGGCCGCTGAGCTCGCGCAGTTCAAACTCGGGCCGGTGAAGTAG
- a CDS encoding pyridoxamine kinase has protein sequence MAYNRILSIQDISGVGQCSLTVALPILSACGQETSILPSAVLSTHTGGFTGYTFRDLTDDMPAIEAHWKKEVLDFAALYTGYLGSEKQIDYVKSIADSLLREGAPFIVDPAMADAGKLYPGFDEAFAKAMGRLAFSADIILPNITEACLITETEYREDYDRAFINELLAKLTERGAKTVILTGISYSPETTGVVVFENGEYAYYEHERLERGSHGTGDVYSSTFVGALMNGHSVFDSARIAADFTLRCIKRTHTLDNHWYGPAFEPELGWLINELAK, from the coding sequence ATGGCGTATAACCGCATTCTTTCGATCCAGGACATTTCGGGCGTGGGCCAGTGCTCGCTCACGGTGGCACTGCCGATCCTCTCGGCGTGCGGGCAGGAGACGTCGATCCTGCCGTCCGCTGTGCTCTCCACACACACTGGTGGTTTCACCGGCTACACGTTCCGCGATCTGACCGACGATATGCCTGCGATCGAGGCGCACTGGAAGAAGGAGGTCCTGGATTTCGCGGCACTCTACACCGGTTACCTCGGCTCCGAGAAGCAGATCGACTACGTCAAATCCATCGCCGATTCGCTGCTGCGCGAAGGTGCGCCGTTTATTGTGGATCCGGCGATGGCCGACGCCGGCAAGCTCTACCCAGGTTTTGACGAGGCGTTCGCGAAAGCCATGGGCCGTCTCGCCTTCTCGGCGGACATCATTCTGCCCAATATCACCGAGGCCTGCCTCATTACCGAAACCGAGTACCGCGAGGATTACGATCGCGCGTTCATCAACGAGCTGCTCGCGAAGCTCACCGAGCGCGGCGCGAAAACCGTGATTCTTACGGGTATTTCCTACTCTCCGGAAACCACCGGCGTGGTGGTGTTCGAGAACGGCGAATACGCCTACTACGAGCACGAGCGCCTGGAGCGCGGCAGCCACGGCACGGGCGATGTGTACTCTTCTACTTTTGTTGGCGCACTAATGAATGGACATTCAGTGTTCGATTCGGCGCGTATCGCCGCCGATTTCACTCTGCGATGCATCAAGCGCACGCACACGCTGGACAACCACTGGTATGGCCCGGCGTTCGAGCCGGAGCTCGGCTGGCTGATCAACGAACTCGCGAAGTAA
- a CDS encoding acyltransferase family protein: MNLFLALIVALTLHGIWNGRRTGVATPTGTATPSNHATPTNQTTTANPAATATHFLSRSQTNAVNGVFIMIVFASHVTAHYPTTPWSDGGMLWLISQLGQLMVACFLLFSGYGMMVSLASKSGYARTIPRARIGATLAQFIPITACYLVLAMIGPEPVSATYAFFAMFGWFSLANASWYIFAILALWALTWVVFRGAERVGVWSPGASPARTWVLVAAFTLVVALFELWMSTQKPNQHYTFYSMLCFPAGMMLALARPAYTRLVVTTPGWLAALTVPLAATYGLSLVDRPHFFVFGMESIAFALTIVSVLARFPLRSRPLEWCGENLFWLYTVQNLPMIVLDRMLGDAGARFTYPVLALVATAALAIVAKRLLAPLGRAVRG; the protein is encoded by the coding sequence GTGAACCTCTTTCTCGCGCTGATCGTCGCACTCACGCTCCACGGCATCTGGAACGGCCGTCGCACCGGCGTTGCCACACCCACTGGCACCGCCACCCCAAGCAACCACGCCACCCCAACCAACCAGACCACCACCGCTAACCCCGCCGCCACAGCGACCCACTTCCTCTCCCGCAGCCAAACGAACGCCGTCAACGGCGTCTTCATCATGATTGTGTTCGCCTCGCACGTCACGGCGCACTACCCCACTACACCCTGGAGCGACGGCGGGATGCTTTGGCTCATCTCCCAGCTTGGACAGCTGATGGTGGCCTGTTTCCTGCTCTTCTCGGGATACGGGATGATGGTGTCGCTCGCGAGCAAATCGGGTTATGCACGCACGATTCCGCGTGCGCGCATCGGCGCCACGCTCGCCCAGTTCATCCCGATCACGGCGTGCTACCTTGTCCTCGCGATGATCGGCCCGGAGCCAGTTTCGGCAACATACGCTTTCTTTGCGATGTTCGGCTGGTTTTCGCTCGCGAACGCGAGCTGGTATATTTTCGCAATTTTGGCGCTGTGGGCGCTGACGTGGGTGGTTTTCCGCGGCGCCGAGAGGGTCGGCGTGTGGAGCCCCGGCGCTTCCCCCGCCCGCACATGGGTGCTCGTCGCTGCGTTTACGCTGGTTGTGGCATTATTCGAGCTCTGGATGTCCACACAAAAACCCAACCAGCACTACACGTTTTATTCGATGCTATGCTTCCCGGCCGGCATGATGCTTGCGCTGGCACGCCCAGCATACACGCGTCTCGTCGTGACGACGCCGGGCTGGCTCGCCGCGCTCACCGTCCCACTTGCCGCCACGTACGGGCTTTCGCTCGTGGATCGGCCGCATTTTTTCGTGTTCGGCATGGAGTCGATCGCGTTCGCTCTCACGATCGTGTCGGTCCTCGCCCGATTCCCGTTGCGCTCCCGCCCGCTCGAGTGGTGCGGCGAGAACCTTTTTTGGCTCTACACCGTGCAAAACTTGCCGATGATCGTACTGGACCGCATGCTTGGCGACGCCGGGGCCCGGTTCACGTACCCCGTCCTCGCCCTCGTCGCGACTGCCGCACTCGCTATCGTCGCGAAACGCCTGCTCGCCCCGCTCGGACGGGCAGTACGCGGGTGA
- a CDS encoding PadR family transcriptional regulator: protein MAVRDVLLWLLAEQPQPVYQLRDEFEARTDHIWPMNVGQVYQTVRRLERDGLVESLGEVEGKSGETYAIAGSGREVLDTWLAAPILRPRDERDDLVMRIAVGAGAARNLTADIHAQRMATLAEIRAMTKELSGIPEENLTAQLLAQRRIFDLEAQGRWLDHIERIIARHAAAQPDAGDPPPGARATTIEPNAPARTGVADPAANSHSGGNGAAHNRSTERY, encoded by the coding sequence GTGGCAGTTCGAGATGTGTTGCTGTGGCTGCTCGCAGAGCAGCCACAGCCGGTGTATCAACTGCGCGATGAATTCGAGGCGCGCACCGATCACATCTGGCCCATGAACGTGGGGCAGGTGTATCAAACAGTCCGCCGGCTTGAGCGTGATGGACTCGTTGAATCCCTTGGCGAGGTTGAGGGCAAAAGCGGCGAAACGTATGCGATCGCCGGCTCTGGGCGCGAGGTGCTTGATACGTGGCTTGCGGCTCCGATCCTGCGGCCGCGTGATGAACGCGACGATCTGGTCATGCGCATCGCGGTCGGCGCCGGAGCGGCGCGAAACCTCACAGCCGATATTCACGCTCAGCGCATGGCCACGCTCGCCGAGATCCGTGCGATGACGAAGGAGCTCTCTGGAATCCCGGAGGAAAATCTCACCGCCCAGCTCCTTGCCCAGCGCCGCATTTTCGATCTGGAAGCGCAAGGCCGCTGGCTCGATCACATTGAACGAATCATTGCCCGCCACGCCGCGGCACAGCCGGATGCCGGCGATCCGCCCCCTGGCGCCCGCGCAACGACAATTGAACCCAACGCGCCCGCGCGCACCGGCGTCGCCGATCCGGCGGCGAACTCCCACTCGGGCGGCAACGGGGCCGCTCACAACCGCAGCACTGAAAGGTATTGA
- a CDS encoding ATP-binding cassette domain-containing protein: MSNVITMENVTKIHRSGADEVRALDGVSAGIRTGEFVAVMGPSGSGKSTFLNVIGGLDAPTSGKIFVDGQEITAVSIKIPYYGGDCDCWRSGARGCLAGVHSRSCLGVPLECGCEDGGP; the protein is encoded by the coding sequence ATGAGCAACGTCATTACGATGGAGAACGTCACGAAGATTCACCGCTCAGGCGCAGATGAGGTCCGCGCCCTTGACGGCGTGAGTGCGGGGATTCGCACCGGTGAGTTTGTGGCGGTGATGGGGCCGAGCGGTTCGGGAAAGTCCACGTTCCTCAACGTGATTGGTGGGCTGGATGCGCCAACGTCGGGCAAGATTTTTGTAGACGGGCAAGAGATCACTGCCGTGTCGATCAAGATCCCATACTATGGCGGTGATTGTGATTGTTGGCGTAGTGGCGCTCGCGGCTGCCTCGCCGGTGTTCATTCGCGTAGCTGCTTGGGCGTTCCACTGGAATGTGGCTGCGAAGATGGCGGGCCGTGA